CATTGATAGTCATCCCAATGCTTCGTTTGTATAACTACTTTAACATAAAATATCCTAGAAGAGCACATCATTTATATACACAAAAAGAATGGAGAATTCAAGTTATGATCAATTatttacacacacaaaatattaagCAACACTTGTCTGTTTTGGAAAAGACATGATAACATCATCTAACACTCAAGGAAAACTTTTTTCCTTGAAGCAGTCACTGCAAATAAACAATTTGGatcatcaaataaaaaaaataaaaaaaggaagttAAAACTGAAACAAAATGTTAATACAGTTGTAATGAATAGATATATAGCATGGAAGAACTAATAGTAAACCAGAGTTACCTAGTTTTTTTTTGTGCAGAGCAAGATCTGTATTTGAACTGGTTGGGGAggattttcttttcaacaactTGATCGGAACTTGATCAACATCTTGTATATATGTTTCAGATATTTGTTCTACTTCACtgtgttaaaaatattaaaaacattgaaaacaatgaTAATTAGCTATCATGATTGCATCTGAGGAAACAATGATAATTAGCTATCGCTAGTTTTATCTCTACACTACATCAAATTTAAGTGCCACAATAATATAGTTAGCAGCACAATAATATAGTTAGAGACTGAACTAAAAAATCTGGATGCGATATAACAATACCAAGCTAAAcagtttgaaaataaaaaacaaagatcAACAACACCAACAAATGTAAATATTGACAGAAGTCTAAAACCTCATTACCTGACAAAGACAGCAAGAACTCCAAGTGCAAATCCTCAAGAGAGAACCTGTGAAATGATGAATacaaaagcacaaaaaaaaggggaaaaaagcacttaaaattGGAAATACTCCCGAACGAAATAACACCACACACGGCAGACCAACAACATCATTGTTGCAGGGAAAAATGCAAAACCTCAAaagcaaaacaaataaaaagacaaaaagcAGAACAAAACTCACAAACCCAGATTTGAAAGCAGCAAAAGCACAAACGGAACAAAACCCTGAActccaaaacaaaagaaaacagcgggagagagagaaataagaaAGGGAAGCTGCGGCCTgcgggaaagaaagagaaataaaaaaaggaaaactttgTATTTGTTTATTGCCGTCCACCattcaaaacttttttttatattattatgtttttttatatttaaaaaaaatatatgtaaaataaaattttttaaGTACcaataatactttttttttatattttttcttctaTTCTCGTGAGTACCCAttcaaaactttttatttttttatattatttttctttcattttcccaCATGGGGCAGTGCACCATTCAAAactctttgtttattttattactatttttcttccttcttgtcGGCACCTTGTGGGCAAAGTCGCCGACGTCGTTGTTGGAGCGGTCAAAGTCGCCGTTGTTTCCCAAAGACAATCCCATGGGACCAAAGCCGGAGCCGGCGGCGCCTGATCTGGACATCATGAGCTGGTGCTGGAGCATCATGGCAGCAGCTACTGCGGCTGATGCGGAGGCGGAGAGGGGGTAAGTTTGGTTTGCATAAACCTCTAAAAACCTGAAATTTCTTAATTTCAAAAGATGAGAAGATCGGAAACGGAGAAAAAGAGgcttgagagagaaagaaaggcagacggaaaaataataaaaatgaggagagagacGTGAGGgatgagagatgagagagagggggggacaGGTGGGAAcccttacattttttttaatcttatattttTTGTCCCACAACCCATTACTTTATCCTTTTAACTGTACAAAGCAGGCAATACGAACCGAATCCAGTGCTGATGACAGACTCGAGGCCGGGAAGGACAAAACGGACTTTTTACTGTAGTAACGTGTAAACAGTATGGAGACCAAAACAGAAACCAAGGGTATTTCCGCCCTTTCACTGTTAACAAACAGTGTGCTCTCTCACATTATGAACAGTGTTAATCTGCTGAGGTTTGGTAGATATAAATTTGAAACCATTTGAGAATTAGCATGGCAATAACCacataataacataaaaaaaaaatttatcacaAAACAGTTTCTAAAATTGACTCGTCCAATTAAGATGgtcttgaaattgaaaatcaataaatgAAGTCCCTAAAAATAGATGTCATGTCAATGTGGTAATTCCGtcataattttgtaaaaaatttcGTTATGTGCTGATATAACATGTAACTAGGTTCCACAACCCATAAGTCTAATTAAATATAGCTATATAGACTTAaaatgtttaaataataaaaaataatttttatttttgtataattaaaacttaaaataaaaagatgattTCTGCGTCTATCCAAATGTAACATCAAAAGACCAAATTGTTAGACTTACAGAAAACCTACTCGATTACAATTTTGTCTGCTGATACCCTTCTTCTTCACCTCCATACTTTTGATTTCCACACCCCTCTACTTTCTCCGAGGCTTCTCGATCCATcccggatttggatcctcttctcAACCCAAGATGAAAATCCTTCTAATTAAAGAAATGTGAACCGTTAGATAAAAATTCAATGACTACAAACAGAAAGAttcctttaaaattataataattagtCGTTAAATTTTCATTTAACGATCCATACTCTTGATCAGAATCCATCCATCCCAACCTTCACCTCCACCAACTCACTATCAACctctttttttatattattatgtttttattttttcttctcttcttgtGAGTATGCATTCAaaactgtttatttttttatattatttttctttctttttcccacaTCAATAACTTCTTTATGCAGTGGCCCAGCCTCGCGCGAAGCACGACGATTTTGCAGAATTAAAGGTCTTATTTTAATATTCTCTGCATCCACATCATGAGGACCCTTTTGTAAGATCATTGTTACTGTTCCACCAATTGCCTTAGACTCAGTCAACTCACAACATAATAATGCGATTGCAAAATCATACAACAAAGTAGGCgacgaaaataaaaaaggaaaataaaaacaaaaacaaaataaaactctACAACTTAATCCCCCTTTGAACtatatactctctctctctctctctcactcactttcttacaaacaacaaacaacaaacaAATTGTACATGACGGGGGAAGTCGACCTTTTGACTTGCGACCGACCCCCGGTGATGATCCAATAAAACAATCTCGCATTAGGCTGCATCGGGTAACTTAAAAACTAGAGATCGGACGGGCAGCAGCCGCAAGATGATGCTTACCGTAAATGGGATTAGAGACATCTTGTGTTTTTTTCATCTACCCAAATGGATTTCCTCCGGCTGAAGGGAATGGATTTGGGGTAGCAGGCGCTGAGAATCTACCTGCCAGCTGTTGATCCACATTTAACGAACCAAAAGAAGCCCCGCCGGTGCCAAAGCCTCCTGCCCCTTGATacctacaagtatgaaaaatacgTTGGGAAACCGCAATCAACAAATTATCTCATCAAAATGCATATTTATACTGTGGGGACTGAATACATGCAGAATTTATATTCAGAAATGCAAGAAAGTTTTAGGAGGACAGCTAGTGAAGTAGAAGAACCATACAGAAGAAAACTCGGAGCACCTACTTATTTTAGATGTTCGGTGTTATCCAGAGGGGGCGTTGAGGGAAAGCAAAAGGTGCAGGATCCCAAATTTGAAGGGCCCCCAAATTTTTTGCCATCTAATGTTATATATTTAGAAAATTGCTTTTGTTAGTACtttaagggtgtgtttgtttgcccTCTCTAGCTTTCACTAGACTAGAGTAAGTTTTTGTGTAAGCCTGTGTTTGGTTTCAGCAGGGACTAACTTTAATGGGACAAAGTGGGACTCGCATGGACTAATGGGCTCGCTAAAGGGTgttagcgagaccccccaattTTGGGCAGACTGCTAAGACCAATTAACTTCGCTTCGTCTCTCCTCGCTTCGCCCgtcccatcttcttcttcctcacttGCTCAACCATTTTTAAAACCAGATAGTGCAATCTGAAACCcataatttgacccaaaattcaaaacaaccCAGAGTTTGAAACCCATTTTCAAAAATCCAACCAAGAATtcgaaacaaaaaacaaaaacaaatttacagAATCATTGTGCATCTATCGTTCCATCAGCTGCACATTAGTTGTTCCAATACCACCAAAATCCAAATCGCACCATGGGATctgttgatttttttatttgttcgtTTTGCTTAGCTGTGAGAGGGGGAGTTTTTTTTGACGACGAGTGGGATGAGCACTGATACCTCTGCACTAAGGGAGAAAGAGGAAGTGAAGATGTGAGAGAAAGTGAAGAGGGAGAGATGTGTCGTCTGCAAAATTGTGAGAAAGAGGAAAGGGGGAAGCGGCTATGAGAGAGAAAGGGGAAGCCCCTTCCAAAAAAGAGTAGGGGAAAGCTgcagaatattaaaaaaaaaaacctaaggcaaaagatatttttataaatataatttttattttataatttttataatttaaaaatgaattaaaaaaattaagagttttaaaaaaaattattttagtccgacactgcaccaaacgcttcactaagttagtccagcttagtctagtctaagccagtccaacttagtccctgaagctagtccaatccgagatagtccgatgcaacaaacgcaccctaaaatCTCATTATGCAATCCTAATAAGAGTAAATTTTGTTCCCTTCTAAATataaaagggtaatgctagagagactaaatttgtgaactaaatgatgagtcaccaataggaaatgaccacgtttatcaatgcttaagtaataaatcaattatcaACTTACacgtcatttaatttacaaaattttgtttacaaatttagtatcCCTAGCATTAGTCAATATAAATATTTCTAGTAAACTGACATATTCTGATTGTCAATAATAACACCCTAAAAACAATAGTTTtccaattttattatataataaggTCATATATTCAAGTGAACTTTAAAGTTAagagttttgaagtttttttttctcatgtttggttgtttaagatTGAACTGCTTTTGATTATGTAGTGAAGGTTATGTTTGtagcttttttatttataattaatgaCATTTGTAAACTTGCAATCAATGTTGATTTAAGCAACTGTTTTATAACATCAATACattgttttacttttttaataCTATCTTAAAGAGGGGCCCTTTTATAAATTTCGCGCAGGCCCCCAAAATCTCAGAGACGGCCCTATCCGATGCTAAGTAAAAAGTAAATGAAAAACTCAAGTTTATGGTTTACCCGGGAGGTGGCACGCTGCTCGGAAGTTGTTGCACCATGTAGGGCCCTGAAGTTATCAAACCACAATTCAACGGtcatttccaattaaaaagacTGACAGAAACTATTTTTCACTATTTCCTACAAGGAAAAGAACAAGGGAAAAAGCTGCAATATATTACTTGGTGGCATTTGTGATGCATATTGTGGTGGCTGGGGAGGCACGTGTGATGTATACGGCGGTGCTTGGGAAGGCATTTGTGATGCATATTGTGGTGCTTGGGGAGGCACTTGGGATGCATATTGTGGTGCTTGGGGAGGAACCGCTGATGAATATGGTGATGACTGGAGGGGCATCCATGCTGATGAGGGAGTACCAAGGCTGGACGTGCGCATTAAACCTGATGGGGATAAAGTCTGGGCATTTGGTAGGGgagcttgcaaggaaggaaactGCATTAAGAAAACACATCAACAAGCTTCAAATTATTTGTGCCTCAATTGATGAGATATCAGAAACATGTCGAGCTAAAAACAAATACTTCAGCCCTGATTCTTAACTAATAATGCGAGTTTTCTGGTGAGTTAttggtttgagcaaactatgaccCAAAAAGTAGAGATGCATTGATTAGGATAACTTAAGATGAACTGAAATAGCGTACCGCTGAGGATTGTATTGGAGGTTCACTGTTTACATCAAATGGGTTTGCTGACTTTGAAGACTGCTGAAAACTGGGCATGGGCTATATAAACAGAAATTCAAATACAATGAGTTTAAAAAGTGGTTTATACCAATCATTTTGTGAAGAGAACCAACTCATTATCTTTAAAATGTCGAGTTGAGAGACAATACCACCGCAGTGTTATATGGCATAGGAAACCCCATACCACGAGGAGGACCAGTTTGCCATCCAGGAACTGGTGCGGGAAAAGATGAATAGTTCATTGCAAAAATATCCTGCAATTAATTcagatttcaacaaatacatgAGTACAGACTTATAAAACGATATTACAtttttggtccctaacatttagTTCAAATTGCACTTTGGTCCCTGTAGTGTAGTGTAACCTCAACAAATTTACCCTTATAGTCTGCAACATTTTCAGTGCGACCAAATTTTCAGTTTGGTCACATGGTTGatggaaaattgaaatttttctGAAGGTAAAGAAGTTTACATTTCAAATTGGCTCAATTCCACATTTGTCGTGTTGGTCATATTGAAATTTGGCAAAATTAGTGCACAAATTCACATTTTCGGTATGTGACAATCTAAAACGAAATGCTACCCACTATAAAGTAAACTAATTTAAATTAGAACAAGGGTTAACGTGGAATTGGGCTTAAAATATGGGACAAAAATGTACATCTAGCTTATGCTTATATATTATCATGATGCCAACAAAGCCAATTAAAAGTATAATTACCGCAGGAAGTTCTCTTCTTCCAGTAGATTTTGCTTCCCCAGCTGACAATTGTGATGCAACAGTCGAAGTTCCAACAATGGAAGGCATATATTGTTGTCCAGCAGACTGAACCCCAGTACCAGGGTATAAAGAAGGTTGTTGGTGCTGCATGGTAGGCCATTGCCCGGAAGCAGGATCTTTAACATGGAAATTACCACCATTTACTGGGAATGCTTGAGATCCAGGGGCAGGAACTGGAGCAGCAACAGGGGGAAATGTTGACAAGCTGTTTACTGGTGCAACTGTGGGGGCACCAATATTACCTGCAGTCCCAGAAACATTGCTAGGGACAGGTGCTGAAACTGACAATTGTGATAGCAGAGATTCTAATGAATTCACATTCGCAGGAGCTTGAGGTGCTTTCACTGCTGGAGTAACATCAAAAGAGGCCCAATTGTTGTCATTGGTTGAATTTGCAGGCTGTGGGTAGGTTTGAGCTACAGTAGTTTGTTGTGCTTGAGGAACTACAACAGCTGGAGCAGGTTTGATATCAGCAtcaaaatcaattaaacttGAAGTCTCCAGCTTCACTTCCACTGGGTTCCCATTGGAGGAGGCCAAGCTGCTGGACGACACACTTCtctgaaattattttaaaacagTAAAAGAACAACTTTACTTATTATTTTGGGAaggaaaagacaaaattacccaaACAAATAAAGTATGCAATCACCTTCTATATAACAGAACTAACATAGATATCATTACAGGAAAGTGTGAAGCATAACAAGTAAGCTGCATGGAGTTGACTAAAAAATAGCAGAAAGAGAGCATCTACACTTGTTCACACAAACCTATGAGAATAATGAGCAGCAATTAAACTCAAAGTAACCAAACATAACGCACACCAGCAATGTATTAGTTCAAGCCAATTTAATCATAAACTGAACTGAATAATCAGACAATAAAATGCTTTCTGACTGTTGACCACTACAGTTAGGAAATACGGATTAAAATTGCAGACATGCAAGGGATTACGATCACATTGATTGTGACTCAATATGTATCCATGGGCACTAGCAGCTCTTTTACTTATAACGGCTGAAACATTATACTGGTCTCACATGTAAATGAAAACAATATAACACCAAGATGATTCAGATGAGAAGAACCATCACCTGTGTATGCTGCACAGAGCTATCAGTAGCTCTAGCACTGTTAGCTTTTGGAGGTTCAATTATACGGAGAGGTACTGTGTTCTCCCCCAAAATCTCTCTAACAGGCCGTACAATAGGGGGACTTGACGAATTTAGATCTCCTGGTCGTTCAGGTGATCTTCCTTCCACTTTAGAAtctccatcagatattctacgATCATCATTTCGACTCCCATTTCCAAATCTATCTTCTCGACGCCAATCATTCACAATCTCAGGGCGACCAGGACTTCTCCTATAATCACTAGACTGACGACTTTCTTGATCATATCCCGGACTTCTTTGCCCATCATAACTTCTTGCACCAGGACTAGACCTATCACTGTAACGACGCTCATATTTATCATCATATGGTGGGCTTCGAGAGCCACCCTGGTATGAATCCACTCTTCTGTTGTCATAGGAATCTTCTTTCTCACCCTGTATGACATGTACTTAACAACTTAAACCCAGAAAGACTTGTGACAATTTCATTGTGGTATAAGAATAAACTGAATCAGTTTGTTGACTTTAGGTATATGGTAGCACTTGGTATAAAGGATAGCTCACCATTTTCCCCTTTGGAGGCTTGTCCAAGTTTCTCTCACCAGTATATCTTCTATCCACATACACATGCTTAATAAAGTCTCGAAGCCTCTCGACATTACTGGAATCAAAGATTTGAATCAGAACCACAGTCATTACTAGCACTAATATAAAACTGAATAAAAGAGTACTAACCTGCTGTCAGGATAGGAGTTACGTTGCGGGTCCAATTCTTTATGATAAATTTCCTTTGCACGCTGTAATGGGGAAGTAGAGAGGAGCCCAAAATAAACTGAGAAGATTAGATAGAAATAACATCTCACGTATCTCCAAGACCTGAGAAGAGAGATGCATGAATACCTGATTTCCCCCTTCTTGAAGGGCACTGACTTCTTGTGAAGTAAATTTGGCCATTGATACTGATTTTACACGGTGTGTGAACTCTCGGCTGGAAACATTTCGTGTAATTAACACGATGCAAGCAAATCAATAAGTGGTGCCCATGAAACATGAAAGGAGtataattttcaataaaaaaacacCCCAGCATCCCCCTCCGCCTCTACTGTCTGTACGCACGCATACAGAGGAAAGGAAAATATCTTTTAAGAAATAATGCAGTAGAGCACATCATGACTTACTGTATTCCACTGCAGTTTGTGCAAACAAATGTCCAGAAATTTGTGCAAACATACTGTGGCCCCTGCTTGGcagaaaatgaaattaaaagaaCGAACGTAAGTTGTAACCACAAAATCACTCTTTAGGTATAAATTTACCCACGAGCACTTGTTGAACTCAAAACCATATCATGACAAAAAATTTGGACATAAATATTGCTCCTAAGGTACTAATTTGTTTCTAAGGTTGCCAGGCTACATATAAAATACAGTCTGTGTGATACTTAATCTGACTTGCATTTTTGCGcaagaacacaaaatacattTGGTTTGCTAAATACATTGTAACAGTATAATTTCTATAATAAGCTCTATGAGTCTAAGCCTAAGTTTAGAAGTATATGAAGAAGTGTTAGGGTTCTTCTCTCTGAAAAAATACTAGTATCACGATCCAAGTTACATTCTCCAATAGCTTGACTGCTGGATTCAATCACGTCTATCATCGAGTTTCTTGCTGACTcgtgtaaaatataagttaatgTTACTTTACATAAATTCAGTAATGTAGTTTGGACCAAATTCCATCTACCGTTAAACCATAATGAGATACAAAGAATATGATCCTAAAACGTACAAGTGGCGCGTGAACCAACGAAAGCAACAATGAACGAACATGAAAGCAATAAATTGTGTACCAGACTGTTGCAGTTGATGCATCTGCGATTCTCAGGAAGTTTAAGAAGGCCACGAATAATTCGTTCATTTTTCTCGTCTTCCTTTCGACTTGCCATTCTCACACTCCCTATTCCATCATAAGCCACAATTAATACCATAGAAACATAAATTCGGACAAGACGAGGAATTGGATCATAACTTAGCCACTAGAATTTCATCAAATTACGCCGAAATCTTTAACCGGCAAATCCATTTCCTACAAACCTAGTTCAATATCATGGATTTTAAAGTTTTGCATCGATTTCATTTCCAGAAAGCAATGAACTTACCTAGACTAAACTAAACCAAACAGTCGATAAACACATCGAATCGAAATCCTCTACAAATTCAAGCCCTAAACTAAACAATTAACTCCAAAATTTATTTTCTCAGCCAACATTTTCCAAGCAACCAAACAGACCACCGCCTGTTCAGTGCAGAAACCACCGTACTGCGGCGGATCTGAAAAATCAGAGCCGCCGACGAGCATTTGAACAAGCAGGGACAAATCGGAATCTATACAGAACCTCGAGAAACAAATAGTACTGACCTCAACTCGCTGCggatgaaggagaagaagctGTTCTACTTCTGCAGGACTCTATCCAAACGACGG
This is a stretch of genomic DNA from Malus domestica chromosome 02, GDT2T_hap1. It encodes these proteins:
- the LOC103406764 gene encoding probable ADP-ribosylation factor GTPase-activating protein AGD14, with product MASRKEDEKNERIIRGLLKLPENRRCINCNSLGPQYVCTNFWTFVCTNCSGIHREFTHRVKSVSMAKFTSQEVSALQEGGNQRAKEIYHKELDPQRNSYPDSSNVERLRDFIKHVYVDRRYTGERNLDKPPKGKMGEKEDSYDNRRVDSYQGGSRSPPYDDKYERRYSDRSSPGARSYDGQRSPGYDQESRQSSDYRRSPGRPEIVNDWRREDRFGNGSRNDDRRISDGDSKVEGRSPERPGDLNSSSPPIVRPVREILGENTVPLRIIEPPKANSARATDSSVQHTQRSVSSSSLASSNGNPVEVKLETSSLIDFDADIKPAPAVVVPQAQQTTVAQTYPQPANSTNDNNWASFDVTPAVKAPQAPANVNSLESLLSQLSVSAPVPSNVSGTAGNIGAPTVAPVNSLSTFPPVAAPVPAPGSQAFPVNGGNFHVKDPASGQWPTMQHQQPSLYPGTGVQSAGQQYMPSIVGTSTVASQLSAGEAKSTGRRELPADIFAMNYSSFPAPVPGWQTGPPRGMGFPMPYNTAVPMPSFQQSSKSANPFDVNSEPPIQSSAFPSLQAPLPNAQTLSPSGLMRTSSLGTPSSAWMPLQSSPYSSAVPPQAPQYASQVPPQAPQYASQMPSQAPPYTSHVPPQPPQYASQMPPRPYMVQQLPSSVPPPGYQGAGGFGTGGASFGSLNVDQQLAGRFSAPATPNPFPSAGGNPFG